The Streptomyces sp. NBC_00224 genome has a window encoding:
- a CDS encoding SgcJ/EcaC family oxidoreductase: protein MPTSTVDADLHSVRELFESHRLAWGDADAYGAHFTEDADYVTFFGGRLVGREAVVEGHRGLFDGVLKGSRLYAEITAADFPAPGVALVHARGAVLKGRARKPSRRALSVQTYVIVRGADGRWRIRAFQNTRLRPRVEAFSHWLAARAPKG from the coding sequence ATGCCCACGTCGACCGTCGACGCCGATCTCCACTCCGTCCGCGAGCTCTTCGAGAGCCACCGCCTCGCCTGGGGCGACGCCGACGCGTACGGGGCGCACTTCACCGAGGACGCCGACTACGTCACCTTCTTCGGCGGCCGTCTCGTCGGCCGCGAGGCAGTGGTCGAGGGGCACCGTGGGCTCTTCGACGGGGTCCTCAAGGGCTCACGGCTGTACGCGGAGATCACCGCCGCCGACTTCCCCGCACCCGGCGTCGCCCTCGTCCACGCGCGCGGTGCCGTGCTCAAGGGTCGGGCGCGCAAGCCCTCGCGGCGCGCGCTCTCCGTGCAGACGTACGTCATCGTCCGTGGCGCGGACGGCCGTTGGCGCATCCGGGCCTTCCAGAACACCCGGCTGCGGCCCCGCGTCGAGGCCTTCTCCCACTGGCTGGCCGCGCGGGCGCCCAAGGGCTGA
- a CDS encoding MFS transporter, with translation MKTLRAVPRTVRLLCFGMFFNAVVSFTFIYLFVYLTGPRGLSVGQAGVISGIGGVGLVAGNFTGGWFGDRYGHRRALLAGAVVSGLLLTTLGLLPTALLAVALPLAQYASGVVRSANSALVAVGVPEGSRRQGFAVMRFAANAGFTVGPPLGALVAAHWSYDWLFAADGVGSLLFAAYAARVLPARAAAHAKPSYDPGAPGLWRELQVRPAVLVLLVAIVCVDLVYRQQYSTLPVFLGDHGMDAHVYGWLIALNSGVILCLELPAVHALRGRAPLSVVGCGLLLVGLGYALLIPGAALGWALALMVSLTLGEILYKTTATAYVADQAPAHAQGRFQSLYAGASISGQVLAPPLGGALYSAAPGLLWPLCAALAGLAGLAVLWARGLAARPAGGDARPGHETGSPRRAVAG, from the coding sequence GTGAAGACCTTGCGCGCGGTGCCGAGAACCGTCCGACTGCTGTGCTTCGGCATGTTCTTCAACGCCGTCGTCAGCTTCACGTTCATCTACCTCTTCGTGTACCTGACCGGCCCGCGCGGCCTGAGCGTCGGCCAGGCCGGAGTGATCAGCGGGATCGGCGGCGTCGGCCTGGTGGCCGGGAACTTCACCGGCGGCTGGTTCGGCGATCGGTACGGCCACCGGCGCGCCCTGCTCGCGGGCGCCGTGGTCAGCGGCCTCCTCCTGACCACCCTCGGGCTGCTGCCGACCGCCCTGCTGGCCGTCGCCCTGCCGCTCGCCCAGTACGCCTCCGGAGTCGTGCGGTCCGCCAACTCCGCGCTCGTCGCCGTCGGAGTCCCCGAGGGAAGCCGCCGCCAGGGCTTCGCCGTGATGCGGTTCGCGGCCAACGCGGGCTTCACCGTGGGACCGCCGCTCGGCGCCCTGGTCGCCGCCCACTGGTCGTACGACTGGCTCTTCGCCGCCGACGGCGTCGGCAGCCTGCTCTTCGCCGCGTACGCCGCCCGGGTGCTGCCCGCCCGCGCGGCCGCCCACGCCAAGCCGTCCTACGACCCGGGCGCGCCCGGCCTGTGGCGGGAGCTACAGGTCCGGCCCGCCGTGCTCGTGCTGCTCGTCGCGATCGTCTGCGTCGACCTCGTCTACCGCCAGCAGTACTCCACCCTGCCGGTCTTCCTCGGCGACCACGGCATGGACGCCCACGTCTACGGCTGGCTGATCGCCCTCAACAGCGGGGTGATCCTCTGCCTCGAACTCCCCGCCGTCCACGCCCTGCGCGGCCGCGCCCCGCTGTCGGTCGTCGGCTGCGGGCTGCTCCTGGTCGGCCTCGGCTACGCGCTGCTCATCCCGGGCGCCGCCCTCGGCTGGGCCCTCGCCCTGATGGTGTCGCTCACCCTCGGTGAGATCCTCTACAAGACCACCGCCACCGCGTACGTGGCCGACCAGGCGCCCGCCCACGCCCAGGGCCGCTTCCAGAGCCTGTACGCGGGCGCCTCCATCAGCGGCCAGGTGCTCGCCCCGCCGCTCGGCGGCGCCCTCTACAGCGCCGCGCCCGGTCTGCTCTGGCCGCTGTGCGCCGCCCTCGCGGGCCTCGCCGGGCTCGCCGTGCTGTGGGCGCGCGGCCTTGCTGCGCGGCCGGCCGGGGGTGACGCGCGCCCGGGACATGAGACCGGTTCGCCCCGGCGTGCCGTCGCCGGTTAG
- the dapA gene encoding 4-hydroxy-tetrahydrodipicolinate synthase: protein MNTPRPFGRALCAMITPFTADDRLDLDHARRLAAHLVAEGCDGLVLSGTTGESPTTTDAEKAALVRAVREEVGTDIHVLAGVGTASTRHTVELARQAEEAGANGLLVVSPYYSRPPQDAVEAHFRTVADATGLPVMLYDIPGRTGVRIGTESLLRLAEHDRIVAVKDCAYDLLASTKVIGRTSLAYYSGCEETNLPLYAVGGAGYVSTVANVVPALMRAPLDAYDKGDVAEATRLNHLTLPLSELMMASGLPGTVTTKALLNNPVREPLQPATPEQVAVLQKAYADLLS from the coding sequence ATGAACACTCCCCGCCCTTTCGGGCGCGCACTTTGCGCCATGATCACTCCCTTCACCGCCGACGACCGCCTCGACCTCGACCACGCGCGGCGGCTGGCGGCGCACCTGGTCGCCGAGGGCTGCGACGGCCTGGTGCTCAGCGGCACCACGGGCGAGTCGCCCACCACGACCGACGCCGAGAAGGCGGCGCTGGTACGGGCGGTGCGCGAGGAGGTCGGGACGGACATCCACGTCCTGGCCGGGGTCGGCACCGCCTCCACCCGGCACACCGTGGAGCTGGCCCGACAGGCCGAAGAGGCGGGCGCGAACGGCCTGTTGGTGGTCTCGCCGTACTACAGCCGCCCGCCGCAGGACGCGGTGGAGGCGCACTTCCGCACGGTGGCCGACGCCACGGGGCTCCCTGTGATGCTCTACGACATCCCCGGCCGGACGGGGGTGCGGATCGGAACGGAGTCGCTGCTGCGCCTGGCGGAGCACGACCGAATCGTGGCGGTCAAGGACTGCGCGTACGACCTGCTCGCCTCCACCAAGGTCATCGGCCGCACCTCGCTGGCGTACTACTCGGGCTGCGAGGAGACGAACCTGCCGCTGTACGCGGTAGGGGGCGCGGGCTATGTGAGCACGGTGGCGAACGTGGTCCCGGCCCTGATGCGGGCCCCACTGGACGCCTACGACAAGGGCGATGTGGCGGAGGCGACCCGCCTCAACCACCTCACGCTCCCGCTGTCGGAACTGATGATGGCGAGCGGCCTACCGGGCACGGTGACGACGAAGGCGCTGCTGAACAATCCAGTCCGCGAACCCTTGCAACCCGCGACCCCGGAGCAGGTCGCCGTGTTGCAAAAGGCATACGCCGACCTGCTCTCTTAG
- a CDS encoding winged helix-turn-helix transcriptional regulator, producing the protein MPQRTRLHDEHCAIAQALDVVGDWWTLLIVRDAARGVHRFDALQRELGMSRKVLAERLKLLVETGVLTREPYQDRPVRYEYRLTPRGRALLPVLIALQDWGDTWVLGEGETMATATENSGETERVRELVGTKVPELRLTDFDGELRDPVAQDSAYTVLYCFPGAYARKESYPPGWAGIPGAPGCTLESCTFRDQLAEFTAAGATVHGVSTQRPDEQRAFADKERLRFPLLSDADLTLTAALRLPTFRTAGVSRLKRLTLVVDRDRTVIEALYPITDIEASVRAALEAVRRAGAGG; encoded by the coding sequence ATGCCTCAACGCACCCGTCTCCACGACGAGCACTGCGCCATCGCCCAGGCCCTGGACGTCGTCGGCGACTGGTGGACCCTGCTGATCGTGCGCGACGCCGCACGCGGGGTGCACCGCTTCGACGCCCTCCAGCGCGAACTCGGCATGTCCCGCAAGGTGCTCGCCGAGCGGCTGAAGCTGCTGGTCGAGACGGGGGTGCTGACCCGGGAGCCGTACCAGGACCGCCCGGTGCGGTACGAGTACCGGCTCACTCCGCGCGGCCGTGCCCTGCTGCCCGTACTGATCGCACTCCAGGACTGGGGAGACACCTGGGTGCTGGGAGAAGGAGAGACGATGGCCACGGCGACGGAGAACTCCGGGGAGACCGAACGGGTGCGGGAGCTGGTCGGCACGAAGGTGCCGGAGCTCCGACTCACCGACTTCGACGGCGAGTTGCGTGACCCGGTGGCGCAGGACAGCGCGTACACCGTGCTCTACTGCTTCCCCGGCGCCTACGCCCGCAAGGAGTCCTATCCGCCCGGCTGGGCGGGGATCCCGGGGGCACCGGGCTGCACGCTCGAATCGTGCACGTTCCGCGACCAGCTCGCGGAGTTCACCGCGGCGGGCGCGACGGTGCACGGCGTGTCCACCCAACGCCCGGACGAGCAGCGGGCGTTCGCGGACAAGGAGCGGCTGCGCTTCCCGCTCCTGTCGGACGCGGACCTGACGCTGACGGCCGCGCTGCGGCTGCCGACGTTCCGCACGGCGGGGGTCAGCAGACTGAAGCGCCTGACGCTGGTGGTCGACCGGGACCGTACGGTGATCGAGGCGCTGTACCCGATCACCGACATCGAGGCGAGCGTGCGGGCGGCGCTGGAGGCGGTGCGGCGGGCGGGCGCCGGGGGCTGA
- the dapD gene encoding 2,3,4,5-tetrahydropyridine-2,6-dicarboxylate N-succinyltransferase, whose product MTDTTATASRSTGAVAAGLATLAGDGTVLDTWFPAPELVEEPGPAGTERLTADQALALVGKGAADALGVDERRGVEVVAVRTVIASLDDKPLDAHDAYLRLHLLSHRLVKPHGQNLDGLFGLLANVAWTSLGPVAVDDIEKVRLNARAAGLHLQVTSIDKFPRMTDYVAPKGVRIADADRVRLGAHLAEGTTVMHEGFVNFNAGTLGTSMVEGRISAGVVVGNGSDIGGGASTMGTLSGGGNVRIVIGERCLVGAEAGVGIALGDECVVEAGLYVTAGTRVTMPDGQIVKARELSGASNILFRRNSVTGAVEARPNNAVWGGLNEILHAHN is encoded by the coding sequence ATGACCGACACGACTGCTACTGCTTCTCGCTCCACCGGCGCCGTCGCCGCCGGCCTCGCCACCCTCGCCGGCGACGGCACCGTTCTCGACACCTGGTTCCCCGCCCCCGAGCTCGTCGAAGAGCCCGGCCCGGCCGGCACCGAGCGGCTCACCGCCGACCAGGCCCTCGCCCTCGTCGGCAAGGGCGCGGCCGACGCCCTCGGCGTCGACGAGCGCCGGGGTGTCGAGGTCGTCGCCGTCCGTACGGTCATCGCCTCGCTCGACGACAAGCCGCTGGACGCGCACGACGCGTATCTGCGTCTGCACCTGCTCTCGCACCGCCTGGTCAAGCCGCACGGCCAGAACCTGGACGGCCTCTTCGGCCTGCTCGCCAACGTCGCCTGGACCTCGCTCGGCCCGGTCGCCGTCGACGACATCGAGAAGGTGCGCCTGAACGCCCGCGCCGCCGGGCTGCACCTCCAGGTGACGTCCATCGACAAGTTCCCGCGCATGACGGACTACGTGGCCCCCAAGGGCGTCCGCATCGCCGACGCCGACCGGGTGCGCCTCGGCGCCCACCTGGCCGAGGGCACCACCGTGATGCACGAGGGCTTCGTGAACTTCAACGCGGGCACGCTGGGCACGTCGATGGTCGAGGGCCGCATCTCCGCCGGTGTCGTCGTCGGCAACGGCTCCGACATCGGCGGCGGCGCGTCCACCATGGGCACGCTGTCCGGGGGCGGCAACGTCCGTATCGTCATCGGTGAGCGGTGCCTGGTCGGCGCGGAGGCCGGGGTGGGGATCGCGCTCGGTGACGAGTGCGTCGTCGAGGCCGGGCTGTACGTCACCGCCGGTACGCGGGTGACCATGCCGGACGGGCAGATCGTGAAGGCTCGTGAGCTTTCGGGTGCGTCGAACATCCTGTTCCGGCGGAACTCGGTCACGGGTGCGGTTGAGGCTCGGCCGAACAATGCCGTGTGGGGCGGGCTGAACGAGATTCTGCACGCGCACAACTGA
- a CDS encoding TetR/AcrR family transcriptional regulator produces MARRYDPDRRRRIIDAAIRVVGERGIAGLSHRSVAAEADVPLGSTTYHFKTLDELMVAALRQANEGFAAAIRDSGALAEPGVDVAAELARLMGEWIAGDRSRVELEYELYLAALRRPPLRPVAAEWTEGVAEVLARHTDAVTARGLVALMDGICLQALLTGGAYDQGYARELLGRLLR; encoded by the coding sequence ATGGCCCGCCGGTACGACCCCGACCGGCGGCGCCGCATCATCGACGCCGCGATCCGGGTGGTCGGCGAGCGCGGTATCGCCGGGCTCAGCCACCGCAGCGTCGCCGCCGAGGCCGATGTGCCGCTCGGCTCCACCACGTACCACTTCAAGACGCTCGACGAGCTCATGGTCGCCGCGCTGCGCCAGGCCAACGAGGGCTTCGCCGCCGCGATCCGCGACAGCGGGGCGCTGGCGGAGCCGGGCGTGGACGTGGCCGCGGAGCTCGCGCGGCTGATGGGCGAGTGGATCGCGGGGGACCGGTCGCGGGTGGAGCTGGAGTACGAGCTCTATCTGGCGGCGCTGCGACGGCCCCCGCTGCGGCCCGTCGCCGCCGAGTGGACCGAAGGCGTGGCGGAGGTCCTGGCCCGGCACACGGACGCGGTGACGGCCCGGGGCCTGGTCGCCCTGATGGACGGGATCTGCCTCCAGGCGCTGCTGACCGGCGGGGCCTATGACCAGGGTTACGCGCGGGAGTTGCTGGGGCGGCTGTTGCGGTAG
- a CDS encoding multidrug efflux SMR transporter translates to MPYVLLSCAIASEIAATSAMKYSEGFTRLWPSLVTACGYLLAFYLLSLTLKSMSVGTAYAIWSGAGTAVIAAIGMLFLGETMTAAKLAGIALIIGGVVLLNLGGAAH, encoded by the coding sequence ATGCCGTACGTCCTGCTCTCCTGCGCCATCGCGTCGGAGATCGCCGCCACCTCCGCGATGAAGTACAGCGAGGGCTTCACGCGGCTCTGGCCCTCGCTGGTCACCGCCTGCGGATACCTCCTCGCGTTCTATCTGCTCTCGCTCACCCTGAAGTCGATGTCCGTCGGCACGGCGTACGCGATCTGGTCCGGCGCGGGCACGGCCGTCATCGCAGCCATCGGGATGCTCTTCCTGGGCGAGACGATGACGGCCGCCAAGCTCGCCGGGATCGCGCTGATCATCGGCGGCGTGGTGCTGCTCAACCTCGGCGGCGCCGCGCACTGA